In Bradyrhizobium sp. CCBAU 051011, the following are encoded in one genomic region:
- a CDS encoding glycosyltransferase family 4 protein: MPVVDGQPLRILHATRAPVGGIFRHILDLANGQADRGHHVGIIADSLTGGERAEQALAEIAPRLKLGVHRTAIRREPLPTDVLVWARFQRMIRELNPDVLHGHGAKAGAFMRLKTAARGKIRVYTPHGGSLHYPLSTLKGNIYARVERALMNDTDLFLFESAFARNTYQRTIGTPKGLVRCVFNGVTASEFDPVTKADDATDLIYVGEFRHIKGADLLIDAVARLRADGRPVTLTLAGDGEQSESLKAQVEQLGLGEAVRFIGHVKARYGFSKGSLLVVPSRGDSMPYVVIEAAAAGIPMVAANIGGIPEIFGPHGDALFAPSNAAAMADAIKAALEDPSATKERAKSLRERIFMHFSQKAMVEGVFAGYRDAFANR; encoded by the coding sequence ATGCCTGTCGTTGACGGTCAGCCGCTTCGCATCCTGCACGCGACGCGCGCGCCGGTTGGCGGCATTTTCCGCCATATTCTCGATCTCGCCAACGGCCAGGCCGACCGCGGTCATCACGTCGGCATCATCGCCGACAGCCTCACCGGCGGCGAACGCGCCGAGCAGGCGCTGGCGGAAATCGCCCCGCGCCTCAAGCTCGGCGTTCACCGCACCGCCATTCGCCGCGAGCCGCTTCCGACCGATGTTTTGGTATGGGCCCGGTTCCAGCGCATGATCCGCGAACTGAATCCGGATGTGCTACACGGCCACGGGGCCAAGGCCGGCGCCTTCATGCGTTTAAAAACCGCTGCCCGCGGCAAGATCCGGGTCTACACCCCGCATGGCGGCTCGCTGCACTATCCGCTGTCGACGCTGAAGGGCAACATCTATGCCCGCGTCGAGCGCGCGCTGATGAACGATACCGATTTGTTCCTGTTCGAAAGCGCCTTCGCGCGGAACACCTATCAGCGCACCATTGGCACGCCGAAGGGATTGGTGCGATGCGTATTCAACGGCGTCACCGCCAGTGAATTCGATCCCGTCACGAAAGCCGATGACGCCACCGACCTGATCTATGTCGGCGAGTTCCGGCACATCAAGGGCGCCGACCTCCTGATCGACGCGGTGGCGCGGCTGCGCGCCGACGGCCGACCGGTGACGCTGACGCTCGCCGGTGACGGCGAGCAAAGCGAAAGCTTGAAAGCCCAGGTCGAGCAGCTCGGCCTCGGCGAGGCCGTGCGGTTCATCGGTCACGTCAAGGCGCGCTACGGCTTCTCCAAGGGCTCGCTACTGGTGGTTCCCTCCCGCGGCGATTCGATGCCCTACGTCGTGATCGAGGCGGCCGCCGCCGGCATTCCGATGGTCGCCGCCAATATCGGCGGCATCCCCGAAATTTTCGGCCCGCATGGCGACGCCCTGTTCGCGCCCAGCAACGCGGCGGCCATGGCCGATGCCATCAAGGCCGCGCTTGAGGATCCGTCCGCGACCAAGGAGCGGGCTAAATCGCTGCGCGAACGAATCTTCATGCATTTTTCGCAGAAGGCGATGGTCGAAGGGGTTTTTGCCGGCTACCGCGACGCGTTTGCCAATCGTTAA
- a CDS encoding undecaprenyl-phosphate glucose phosphotransferase: MLDAAATASAARPPVERRRRLSPAALAVANQKVGRAYSPIVIAGVVRAIDFGMLSAIGIALYFGYAVPLSGFYWEFLAAIFGVAATAVICFQAADIYQVQLFRGHLRQMTRMISSWAFVFLLFIGASFIVKLGSEISRLWLTAFFLTGLAALLAQRLGLRSLVRNWARQGRLDRRTIIVGADQNGEELVEALKTQDDSDIKVLGVFDDRNDDRAMDTCAGSPKLGKVDDIVEFARRTRIDLVLFALPISAETRILDMLKKLWVLPVDIRLSAHTNKLRFRPRSYSYLGEVPTLDVFEAPITDWDLVMKWLFDHVVGFVILVLALPVMGLVALAVKLDSPGPILFRQKRFGFNNERIDVFKFRSMYHHQADPTASKVVTKNDPRVTRVGRFIRKTSLDELPQLFNVVFKSNLSLVGPRPHAVQGKLQSRLFDEAVDGYFARHRVKPGITGWAQINGWRGEVDTDEKIQKRVEFDLYYIENWSVLFDLYILLKTPIALMTKSENAY, translated from the coding sequence ATGCTCGATGCCGCGGCGACCGCGAGCGCGGCTCGCCCGCCGGTCGAACGCCGCCGCAGGTTGTCGCCGGCGGCGCTTGCCGTTGCCAATCAGAAAGTCGGTCGCGCCTATTCGCCGATCGTGATCGCAGGCGTGGTTCGCGCTATCGACTTCGGGATGCTCAGCGCAATCGGCATCGCGCTCTATTTCGGATATGCCGTCCCACTCAGCGGCTTCTACTGGGAATTTCTCGCGGCGATCTTCGGCGTGGCGGCAACGGCCGTGATCTGCTTCCAGGCCGCCGACATCTACCAGGTGCAGCTATTCCGCGGCCATCTTCGCCAGATGACCCGGATGATTTCATCCTGGGCGTTCGTGTTCCTGCTGTTCATCGGCGCCTCGTTCATCGTCAAGCTCGGCAGCGAGATTTCGCGGCTGTGGCTCACGGCGTTTTTCCTCACGGGCCTCGCCGCGCTGCTGGCGCAGCGCCTGGGCCTGCGCTCGCTGGTGCGCAACTGGGCGCGCCAGGGTCGGCTCGATCGCCGCACCATCATCGTCGGCGCGGACCAGAATGGCGAAGAGCTCGTCGAGGCGCTCAAGACCCAGGATGATTCCGACATCAAGGTGCTCGGCGTGTTCGACGACCGCAACGACGATCGCGCGATGGATACCTGCGCCGGCAGTCCGAAGCTCGGCAAGGTCGACGACATCGTCGAATTCGCGCGCCGCACCCGCATCGACCTCGTGCTGTTCGCGCTGCCGATCTCGGCCGAGACGCGCATTCTCGACATGCTGAAGAAGCTGTGGGTGCTGCCGGTGGATATCCGCCTTTCAGCGCATACTAACAAGCTGCGCTTCCGTCCCCGCTCCTATTCCTATCTAGGTGAGGTGCCGACGCTCGACGTGTTCGAGGCGCCGATCACCGACTGGGACCTGGTGATGAAGTGGCTGTTCGATCATGTCGTCGGCTTCGTCATCCTGGTGCTGGCGCTGCCGGTGATGGGGCTGGTCGCGCTCGCGGTCAAGCTCGACAGTCCCGGGCCGATATTGTTCCGACAGAAGCGCTTCGGCTTCAACAACGAGCGCATCGACGTCTTCAAGTTTCGCTCGATGTACCACCATCAGGCTGATCCGACCGCCTCCAAGGTCGTGACCAAGAACGATCCGCGCGTCACCCGCGTCGGGCGCTTCATCCGCAAGACCAGCCTCGATGAGCTGCCGCAACTCTTCAACGTCGTGTTCAAGAGTAATCTTTCGCTGGTCGGCCCCCGGCCGCACGCCGTGCAGGGCAAGTTGCAGAGCCGCCTGTTCGACGAGGCCGTCGACGGCTATTTCGCCCGCCACCGCGTCAAGCCGGGCATCACCGGCTGGGCGCAGATCAACGGCTGGCGCGGCGAAGTCGACACCGATGAGAAGATCCAGAAGCGCGTCGAGTTCGATCTCTATTACATCGAGAACTGGTCGGTGCTGTTCGACCTCTACATTCTCTTGAAGACGCCGATCGCGCTGATGACCAAGAGCGAGAACGCGTATTGA
- a CDS encoding MarR family winged helix-turn-helix transcriptional regulator, translating to MQELENALRRSSAQGVIFGQTVANTVGISGSDLECLDFLNLEGRVTAGRLAEVTGLTTGAITGVVDRLEKAGLVRRERDPADRRKVFIVIVPENLAKIGRFYEHMQRGMVKLWESYSDAELKLLLEFATKGYETMLAATEELKSMVEAPNPAKRGKRS from the coding sequence ATGCAGGAACTCGAGAACGCGCTGCGGCGCTCGTCGGCGCAGGGCGTCATTTTCGGGCAAACGGTGGCCAATACGGTCGGGATTTCCGGCTCCGACCTCGAATGTCTCGACTTCCTCAACCTGGAAGGCCGGGTGACGGCCGGACGGCTAGCGGAGGTGACAGGGCTGACCACCGGCGCCATTACCGGCGTTGTCGACCGGCTGGAGAAGGCCGGCCTGGTCCGCCGTGAGCGCGATCCCGCCGATCGCCGCAAGGTGTTCATCGTCATCGTGCCGGAGAACCTCGCCAAGATCGGGCGGTTCTACGAACACATGCAGCGCGGCATGGTCAAACTCTGGGAGTCCTATTCGGACGCCGAGCTGAAATTGCTGCTGGAGTTCGCGACGAAGGGCTATGAGACGATGCTGGCGGCGACCGAAGAGCTGAAGTCGATGGTCGAAGCGCCGAACCCCGCGAAAAGGGGCAAGCGGTCCTAG
- a CDS encoding NAD(P)/FAD-dependent oxidoreductase, protein MSGRPTGRPKALVIGGGIAGPVTAIFLKKAGIDAELFEAWPYSTGTGGGLQIAPNGMHVLAEIGLADEMIRRGSIAESFDFHSQSGARLGSVNQNMRQRFGQPAVNMCRATLNEMLINKAWCENVELRFEKRLVAIEDRADRPVVAHFADGTIAEGDFVIGADGVHSAVRAHVIPDGPRPFDTGLIGFGGFVPRAVIADAPIGQRVVTTFGQSGFFGYSFCSSDESDGVMWWSTQPSHGVDAAGFRAMGQDAIKRHLLDFHAGWHDPIPRILDAAGNIVVTATLDVATLPTWSRQRTLLIGDAAHATSPHAGQGASLALEDAMRLGRLMHDKQELGLTFQQFETQRRPRAEKIVALARRNGNSKREFSVTGAWIRDRMLKVLLPVTAKGMDWMYAYDPRSA, encoded by the coding sequence ATGAGCGGACGACCCACGGGGCGACCCAAGGCGCTGGTGATCGGCGGCGGCATCGCAGGACCAGTGACGGCGATCTTCCTGAAAAAGGCTGGCATCGACGCCGAACTGTTCGAGGCGTGGCCCTATTCGACCGGCACCGGCGGCGGCCTGCAGATCGCGCCGAACGGCATGCATGTGCTGGCCGAGATCGGATTGGCCGACGAGATGATCCGGCGCGGATCGATCGCGGAGTCCTTCGATTTCCATTCGCAATCCGGCGCCCGCCTTGGTTCGGTCAATCAGAACATGCGGCAGCGCTTCGGCCAGCCGGCCGTGAACATGTGCCGCGCCACGCTGAATGAAATGCTGATCAACAAAGCCTGGTGCGAGAACGTCGAACTGCGTTTCGAGAAGCGGCTGGTCGCAATCGAGGATCGCGCCGACAGGCCCGTGGTTGCGCATTTCGCCGACGGCACCATTGCCGAGGGCGACTTCGTGATCGGCGCCGACGGCGTGCACTCCGCGGTGCGGGCGCACGTGATCCCCGATGGGCCAAGACCGTTCGACACCGGCCTGATCGGCTTCGGCGGCTTTGTCCCGCGCGCGGTGATCGCAGATGCGCCGATCGGCCAGCGCGTGGTGACGACCTTTGGGCAGAGCGGCTTTTTCGGTTACAGCTTTTGCAGCTCGGACGAGAGCGACGGCGTGATGTGGTGGAGCACGCAGCCTTCACACGGTGTCGACGCAGCCGGCTTTCGCGCCATGGGCCAGGACGCGATCAAGCGGCATTTGCTTGATTTCCACGCCGGCTGGCATGACCCGATCCCGCGGATTCTGGACGCTGCCGGAAATATCGTGGTGACGGCAACGCTCGACGTCGCGACGCTGCCGACCTGGTCGCGCCAGCGCACGCTTCTGATCGGCGACGCCGCGCACGCCACCAGCCCGCACGCCGGCCAGGGCGCCTCGCTGGCGCTCGAAGACGCCATGCGGCTCGGCCGGCTGATGCATGACAAGCAGGAGCTTGGTCTGACCTTCCAACAGTTCGAGACCCAACGCCGCCCCCGCGCCGAGAAGATCGTCGCGCTGGCCCGCCGCAACGGCAACAGCAAGCGCGAGTTCAGCGTCACCGGCGCCTGGATCCGCGACCGCATGTTGAAAGTCTTGCTGCCGGTCACGGCGAAGGGAATGGACTGGATGTACGCGTATGATCCGCGGTCAGCGTAG
- a CDS encoding O-antigen ligase has protein sequence MAYAATAGASLPSTTAAPGVLALQRALVWLVGATGAIVFIEPSPYELATLAACVIFFATGLRMRLVFIPLLLLLFLVNIGYSISAVAVMDRPNVPNWIATSWYMAITVIFFAMVISEDTAARLDMLRRGLVVGAVIASLAGIAGYFNFVPGGRDLLTLYDRARGTFKDPNVYGAFLILPALFALQSIVSDKLGKALRSAVAFGIISLAILLSFSRAAWGGLILTSASMLALMVLTSRSQAQRSRIIVIALVTVVLAAALVAILLSFDSIANLFKQRASLDQSYDGGRFGRFGRHILGAEMALGLPFGIGPLQFNRFFPEDTHNSYLNAFMSGGWLSGVCYPALVFVTVLTSFRYVFVRVPWQPIYLAIFAAFLGTVGESFIIDTDHWRHFWMMLGTMWGMFVAAERWKADNNPVLLTPAKPS, from the coding sequence ATGGCGTATGCGGCGACAGCCGGGGCTTCCCTACCATCGACGACGGCCGCGCCCGGCGTGCTGGCCTTGCAGCGCGCGCTGGTGTGGCTGGTCGGGGCAACCGGCGCCATCGTTTTCATCGAACCCTCGCCCTATGAGCTGGCGACGCTTGCCGCCTGCGTGATCTTCTTCGCAACCGGCTTGCGGATGCGGCTGGTGTTCATACCGTTGCTGCTGCTCCTGTTCCTGGTCAATATCGGCTACAGCATCAGCGCGGTTGCCGTCATGGACCGGCCCAACGTCCCCAACTGGATCGCGACCTCCTGGTACATGGCGATCACGGTCATCTTCTTCGCGATGGTCATCTCCGAGGACACCGCGGCGCGGCTCGACATGCTCCGGCGCGGCCTCGTCGTCGGCGCGGTGATTGCGTCACTCGCCGGCATTGCCGGCTACTTCAATTTCGTGCCCGGCGGGCGGGATCTGCTGACGCTGTATGACCGTGCCCGCGGCACGTTCAAGGATCCCAACGTGTATGGCGCGTTCCTGATCCTGCCCGCGCTGTTCGCGCTGCAAAGCATCGTCTCGGACAAACTCGGCAAAGCGCTCCGCAGCGCGGTCGCGTTTGGCATCATATCGCTGGCGATCCTGCTTTCGTTTTCACGCGCCGCCTGGGGCGGGCTGATCCTTACCTCCGCCTCCATGCTGGCGCTGATGGTGCTGACCAGCCGCTCGCAGGCGCAGCGCTCGCGCATCATCGTGATCGCGCTCGTGACCGTGGTCCTGGCGGCAGCGCTGGTTGCGATCCTGTTGTCATTCGATTCGATCGCGAACCTCTTCAAGCAGCGCGCGAGTCTCGACCAGAGCTACGATGGAGGCCGCTTCGGCCGTTTCGGCCGACATATTCTCGGCGCCGAGATGGCGCTTGGGCTGCCATTCGGCATCGGCCCGCTGCAGTTCAACCGCTTCTTTCCCGAGGACACCCACAATTCCTACCTGAACGCGTTCATGTCGGGCGGTTGGCTCTCCGGCGTCTGCTATCCGGCGCTGGTCTTCGTCACGGTGCTGACGAGTTTCCGCTATGTCTTCGTCCGCGTGCCCTGGCAGCCGATCTATCTGGCAATCTTCGCCGCATTCCTCGGCACGGTCGGCGAGAGCTTCATCATCGATACCGACCATTGGCGGCATTTCTGGATGATGCTGGGCACGATGTGGGGCATGTTCGTCGCCGCCGAACGCTGGAAGGCCGACAATAATCCGGTGCTCTTGACGCCCGCGAAACCGTCCTAG
- a CDS encoding exopolysaccharide transport family protein produces the protein MRLAFWRAGKDKPVVQRAIARPAPAARKPIAASDSADLDLHALGQALMRKRGWIIVPTVLALVLSLVAVNMITPRFKSEVRILVDGRENVFLRPTGERNEERSALDPEAVTSQVQLVQSRDLAREIIRKNKLAELPEFDPVLRGFSPIKSLLALVGIGRDPFSLTPEERVLEAYYERFTAYAVDKSRVIVVEFQSRDPELAARVANSIAEGYLVLQQDARQQQAKSAGQWLSGEIEQLRKKVAESESRVEDFRSKSSLFVGTNNTTLSNQQMGEINTQLNNARALKSDAESKARLIKEMLQSGQPIEASEVLNSELIRRLSEQRVTLRAQLAEQSSTLLGGHPRIKELKAQLADLDRQLREEAGKVSRSLDNDARIAGGRVDGLMNSLDQLKKQASSNNGQDVQLRALEREAKAQRDLLETYLAKYREASARENIEAAPADGRIISRATVSNTPAYPKKLPIVLIATLATLLLTSGAIATGELLRMTAPRAAAAASPEVSHEAAPEIELPSSSEPLLAPAIARVLPAAEFAATDHASEPMPDEPHADGPRIDTATETGEIEQLADALVDAGAATRKVTVLGTAPSESITLTALTLARLMAQQAKVVVVDLVASSPAIVAASADPVAPGLAELMQGEASFTQIITKDRQSRAHLVSAGRPGFDRAQLQSPRLMLAIDALLRVYDHVLLDAGTASDLPAELLTSQARAVVVPEASMAQDARASMCDQLRAVGFSEVTMLSRPCQPSDAVEPGPRVVAA, from the coding sequence ATGCGTTTGGCGTTCTGGCGTGCAGGCAAGGACAAGCCGGTGGTGCAGCGGGCGATAGCAAGGCCTGCGCCTGCGGCTCGGAAGCCCATCGCTGCATCCGATTCCGCCGATCTCGATCTGCACGCGCTCGGTCAGGCGTTGATGCGCAAGCGAGGCTGGATCATCGTTCCGACGGTGCTGGCGCTGGTATTGTCGCTTGTCGCCGTCAACATGATTACTCCGCGGTTCAAGTCGGAAGTGCGCATCCTGGTCGATGGCCGCGAGAACGTGTTCCTGCGGCCGACCGGCGAGCGCAACGAGGAGCGCAGCGCGCTCGACCCCGAAGCCGTGACCAGCCAGGTGCAGCTCGTGCAGTCGCGCGACCTTGCCCGCGAGATCATCAGGAAGAACAAGCTTGCCGAACTCCCCGAGTTCGACCCGGTGTTGCGGGGCTTTTCGCCGATCAAGTCGTTGCTGGCTTTGGTCGGTATCGGGCGCGACCCGTTCTCGCTGACACCGGAAGAGCGCGTGCTGGAAGCCTATTACGAGCGCTTCACGGCCTATGCGGTCGACAAATCCCGCGTCATCGTCGTCGAATTCCAGTCGCGCGATCCCGAACTTGCGGCGCGCGTCGCCAATTCAATCGCGGAAGGGTATCTGGTGCTGCAGCAGGACGCGCGGCAGCAGCAGGCGAAATCGGCCGGGCAGTGGCTGTCGGGTGAAATTGAACAGCTGCGCAAGAAGGTGGCCGAATCCGAATCCCGCGTCGAGGATTTCCGTTCCAAGTCCAGCCTCTTTGTAGGCACCAACAACACCACGCTGTCCAACCAGCAGATGGGCGAGATCAACACGCAGTTGAACAACGCCCGCGCATTGAAGTCGGACGCGGAGTCCAAGGCTCGGCTGATCAAGGAAATGCTGCAAAGCGGCCAGCCGATCGAGGCCTCCGAGGTGCTCAATTCCGAACTGATCCGAAGGCTCTCCGAGCAGCGGGTAACGCTGCGCGCCCAGCTCGCCGAGCAATCGTCGACGCTGCTTGGCGGCCATCCCCGCATCAAGGAGTTGAAGGCGCAGCTCGCCGATCTCGATCGCCAGCTGCGCGAGGAGGCGGGCAAGGTGTCGCGCTCACTGGACAATGATGCGCGCATCGCCGGAGGCCGGGTCGACGGCCTGATGAACAGTCTCGACCAATTGAAGAAGCAGGCCTCCTCCAACAACGGCCAGGACGTGCAGCTCCGCGCGCTCGAACGCGAGGCCAAGGCGCAGCGCGACCTCCTGGAAACCTATCTCGCCAAATACCGCGAGGCGAGCGCCCGCGAGAATATCGAGGCAGCCCCGGCCGATGGCCGTATCATCTCCCGCGCCACCGTTTCCAACACGCCGGCCTATCCGAAGAAGCTGCCCATCGTTTTGATCGCGACGCTGGCGACCTTGCTGCTTACCTCGGGTGCCATCGCGACCGGCGAACTGTTGCGCATGACCGCGCCGCGTGCCGCCGCTGCGGCTTCGCCGGAAGTTTCACATGAGGCCGCGCCCGAAATCGAGTTGCCTTCTTCGTCGGAACCGTTGCTCGCACCGGCGATCGCACGCGTACTTCCGGCGGCGGAGTTTGCTGCCACAGATCACGCCTCCGAACCCATGCCGGATGAGCCGCACGCGGATGGCCCTCGGATCGATACCGCGACGGAGACCGGCGAGATCGAGCAACTGGCCGATGCGCTGGTTGACGCCGGCGCCGCGACGCGCAAGGTGACCGTGCTCGGCACCGCGCCGAGCGAGAGCATCACGCTGACCGCATTGACGCTGGCGCGGCTGATGGCGCAGCAGGCGAAAGTCGTGGTCGTCGATCTCGTCGCGTCCTCGCCGGCGATCGTGGCAGCGTCGGCCGATCCGGTCGCGCCCGGGCTTGCTGAACTGATGCAGGGCGAAGCCTCGTTTACGCAAATCATCACCAAGGACCGGCAGTCGCGCGCGCATCTCGTCAGTGCCGGACGTCCCGGTTTCGACCGCGCGCAGCTCCAGTCGCCGCGGTTGATGCTGGCAATCGATGCGCTGCTGCGGGTCTACGACCATGTGCTGTTGGACGCCGGCACCGCTTCCGATCTGCCGGCCGAATTGCTGACGTCGCAGGCGCGAGCCGTCGTGGTGCCCGAAGCGTCGATGGCGCAGGATGCGCGCGCGTCGATGTGCGACCAGCTCAGGGCGGTCGGCTTCTCGGAGGTGACGATGCTGAGTAGGCCGTGCCAGCCGTCGGATGCCGTCGAGCCGGGCCCGCGCGTGGTGGCGGCCTAA